A stretch of the Orcinus orca chromosome 1, mOrcOrc1.1, whole genome shotgun sequence genome encodes the following:
- the LRRC41 gene encoding leucine-rich repeat-containing protein 41 isoform X2, with product MAAPEAWRARSCWFCEVAAATTMEATSREAAPAKSSASGPSAPPALFELCGRAVSAHMGVLESGVWALPGPILQSILPLLNIYYLERIEETALKKGLSTQAIWRRLWDELMKTRPSSLESVTCWRAKFMEAFFSHVLRGTIDVSSDRRLCDQRFSPLLHSSRHVRQLTICNMLQGATELVAEPNRRVLETLASSLHTLKFRHLLFSDVAAQQSLRQLLHQLIHHGAVSQVSLYSWPVPESALFILILTMSAGFWQPGPGGPPCRLCGEASRGRAPSRDEGSLLLGSRRPRRDAAERCAAALMASRRKSEAKQTARGAPAARVTRRSTQESLTAGGTDPKREPLPPATSHEAPGTKRPPSAPATTSSASASSSTSSSKRAPASSAPQPKPLKRFKRAAGKKGARTRQGSGAESEDLYDFVFIVAGEKEDGEEMEIGEVACGALDGSDPSCLGLPALEASQRFRSISTLELFTVPLSTEAALTLCHLLSSWVSLESLTLSYNGLGSNIFRLLDSLRALSSQAGCRLRALHLSDLFSPLPILELTRAIVRALPLLRVLSIRVDHPSQRDNPAVPGNAGPPSHIIGDEEIPENCLEQLEMGFPRGAQPAPLLCSVLKASGSLQQLSLDSATFASPQDFGLVLQTLKEYNLALKRLSFHDMNLADCQSEVLFLLQNLTLQGNAGLLALADVFSEDSSSSLCQLDISSNCIKPDGLLEFAKRLERWGRGAFGHLRLFQNWLDQDAVTAREAIRRLRATCHVVSDSWDSSQAFADYVSTM from the exons ATGGCGGCGCCCGAGGCCTGGCGCGCCCGGAGTTGCTGGTTCTGTGAGGTAGCGGCGGCAACGACCATGGAGGCCACGTCCCGGGAGGCGGCGCCAGCGAAGAGCTCGGCCTCGGGCCCCAGCGCTCCCCCCGCCCTGTTCGAGCTGTGCGGGCGGGCGGTGAGCGCCCATATGGGGGTTCTGGAAAGCGGGGTGTGGG CCCTCCCAGGCCCAATACTTCAAAGCATCTTACCTCTGCTCAATATATATTACTTGGAGAGGATTGAGGAAACTGCCCTCAAGAAAG GCCTCTCCACTCAGGCCATTTGGCGCCGACTATGGGATGAGCTGATGAAGACAAGGCCTTCCAGTTTGGAA AGCGTGACCTGTTGGCGAGCCAAGTTTATGGAGGCCTTTTTTTCCCATGTTCTACGTGGGACCATTGATGTGTCTTCTGACAGGCGTCTTTGTGACCAGCGCTTCTCACCTCTCCTGCATAGCTCCCGCCATGTCCGGCAGCTCACCATCTGCAACATGCTGCAGGGTGCGACTGAGCTGGTGGCTGAGCCCAATCGCAGGGTTCTGGAGACCCTGGCCAGTTCCCTGCACACCCTCAAGTTCCGCCACCTGCTTTTCTCTGATGTGGCTGCTCAGCAGTCACTTCGGCAGCTGTTGCATCAGCTTATTCACCATGGGGCTGTCAGCCAGGTGTCGCTGTACTCCTGGCCTGTACCTGAGTCAGCCCTTTTCATTCTTATCCTCACCATGAGTGCTGGCTTCTGGCAGCCAGGCCCCGGTGGCCCACCCTGCCGCCTCTGTGGAGAGGCCTCCCGAGGCCGGGCCCCATCCCGAGATGAAGGGTCCCTCCTGCTGGGCTCACGCCGGCCTCGCCGGGATGCTGCTGAGCGATGTGCTGCAGCCCTGATGGCCTCCCGGCGGAAGAGTGAAGCCAAGCAGACGGCCAGAGGTGCACCTGCCGCTCGGGTAACACGCCGGAGCACACAGGAGAGCCTGACAGCAGGCGGGACAGACCCTAAGAGGGAGCCGCTCCCTCCAGCCACTTCCCATGAGGCTCCTGGCACCAAACGCccaccctctgctccagccaccacCTCCTCTGCCTCTGCTTCTTCTTCCACATCCTCATCTAAACGGGCTCCAGCTAGCTCAGCCCCACAGCCTAAGCCCCTAAAGCGTTTTAAGCGAGCTGCAGGGAAGAAGGGTGCTCGCACCCGTCAGGGGTCTGGTGCTGAATCTGAAGACCTATATGACTTTGTTTTCATTGTGGCGGGTGAGAAAGAGGATGGGGAAGAGATGGAGATCGGGGAAGTGGCTTGTGGAGCACTGGATGGATCAGATCCCAGTTGCCTggggcttccagcactggaggcCTCCCAAAGATTCCGCAGCATTTCCACCTTGGAGCTCTTCACGGTTCCACTCTCCACAGAGGCGGCTCTGACACTGTGCCACCTGCTGAGCTCCTGGGTGTCTCTGGAGAGCCTCACACTCTCCTATAATG GCCTGGGCTCTAATATCTTCCGCCTGCTAGATAGCCTGCGGGCCCTGTCAAGCCAGGCTGGATGCCGCCTCCGTGCCCTGCATCTCAGTGACCTGTTCTCACCACTGCCCATCCTGGAGCTGACACGTGCCATTGTGCGAGCCCTGCCCCTGTTGCGGGTCCTCTCTATTCGTGTCGACCACCCTAGCCAGAGGGACAACCCTGCAGTACCAGGGAATGCAGGGCCCCCTAGCCACATAATTGGGGATGAGGAGATACCAG AAAACTGCCTGGAACAGCTGGAGATGGGATTTCCACGGGGAGCCCAGCCAGCCCCACTGCTCTGCTCTGTACTGAAGGCCTCAGGTTCTCTGCAGCAGCTGTCCCTGGATAGTGCCACCTTTGCCTCTCCCCAAGATTTTGGGCTTGTGTTGCAGACACTCAAAG AGTACAACCTAGCTCTGAAAAGGCTGAGCTTCCACGACATGAATCTGGCTGACTGTCAGAGTGAGGTGCTGTTTTTGCTCCAGAATCTGACTCTTCAAG ggAATGCTGGCCTACTGGCCCTGGCAGATGTATTCTCAGAGGATTCATCCTCCTCTCTGTGTCAGCTGGATATCAG TTCCAACTGCATCAAGCCAGATGGGCTTCTGGAGTTTGCCAAGCGGCTGGAGCGCTGGGGCCGTGGGGCCTTTGGTCACCTGCGCCTCTTCCAGAACTGGCTGGACCAGGATGCAGTCACAGCCAGGGAAGCCATCCGACGGCTCCGCGCCACCTGCCATGTGGTTAGCGACTCGTGGGACTCATCCCAAGCCTTCGCAGATTATGTCAGCACCATGTGA
- the LOC101279534 gene encoding cytochrome b-c1 complex subunit 6, mitochondrial isoform X1 yields the protein MVLEEEQGMLTGSGDPNEEEEEEEELVDPLTTVREQCEQLEKCVKAREQLELCDERVSSRSQTEDCTEELLDFLHARDHCVAHKLFNSLK from the exons ATGGTGCTGGAGGAAGAGCAGGGGATGCTGACTGGGTCCGGAGATCCCAATGAG gaagaagaggaggaggaggaattaGTG GATCCCCTAACAACAGTGAGAGAGCAATGCGAGCAGCTGGAGAAATGTGTAAAGGCTCGGGAGCAGCTAGAGCTCTGTGATGAGCGTGTATCCTCCAGGTCACAGACAGAGGATTGCACAGAGGAGCTCTTAGACTTCTTGCATGCAAGGGACCACTGT GTGGCCCACAAACTCTTTAACAGCTTGAAGTAA
- the LRRC41 gene encoding leucine-rich repeat-containing protein 41 isoform X1, with protein sequence MAAPEAWRARSCWFCEVAAATTMEATSREAAPAKSSASGPSAPPALFELCGRAVSAHMGVLESGVWALPGPILQSILPLLNIYYLERIEETALKKGLSTQAIWRRLWDELMKTRPSSLESVTCWRAKFMEAFFSHVLRGTIDVSSDRRLCDQRFSPLLHSSRHVRQLTICNMLQGATELVAEPNRRVLETLASSLHTLKFRHLLFSDVAAQQSLRQLLHQLIHHGAVSQVSLYSWPVPESALFILILTMSAGFWQPGPGGPPCRLCGEASRGRAPSRDEGSLLLGSRRPRRDAAERCAAALMASRRKSEAKQTARGAPAARVTRRSTQESLTAGGTDPKREPLPPATSHEAPGTKRPPSAPATTSSASASSSTSSSKRAPASSAPQPKPLKRFKRAAGKKGARTRQGSGAESEDLYDFVFIVAGEKEDGEEMEIGEVACGALDGSDPSCLGLPALEASQRFRSISTLELFTVPLSTEAALTLCHLLSSWVSLESLTLSYNGLGSNIFRLLDSLRALSSQAGCRLRALHLSDLFSPLPILELTRAIVRALPLLRVLSIRVDHPSQRDNPAVPGNAGPPSHIIGDEEIPENCLEQLEMGFPRGAQPAPLLCSVLKASGSLQQLSLDSATFASPQDFGLVLQTLKEYNLALKRLSFHDMNLADCQSEVLFLLQNLTLQEITFSFCRLFEKRPAQFLPEMVAAMKGNSTLKGLRLPGNRLGNAGLLALADVFSEDSSSSLCQLDISSNCIKPDGLLEFAKRLERWGRGAFGHLRLFQNWLDQDAVTAREAIRRLRATCHVVSDSWDSSQAFADYVSTM encoded by the exons ATGGCGGCGCCCGAGGCCTGGCGCGCCCGGAGTTGCTGGTTCTGTGAGGTAGCGGCGGCAACGACCATGGAGGCCACGTCCCGGGAGGCGGCGCCAGCGAAGAGCTCGGCCTCGGGCCCCAGCGCTCCCCCCGCCCTGTTCGAGCTGTGCGGGCGGGCGGTGAGCGCCCATATGGGGGTTCTGGAAAGCGGGGTGTGGG CCCTCCCAGGCCCAATACTTCAAAGCATCTTACCTCTGCTCAATATATATTACTTGGAGAGGATTGAGGAAACTGCCCTCAAGAAAG GCCTCTCCACTCAGGCCATTTGGCGCCGACTATGGGATGAGCTGATGAAGACAAGGCCTTCCAGTTTGGAA AGCGTGACCTGTTGGCGAGCCAAGTTTATGGAGGCCTTTTTTTCCCATGTTCTACGTGGGACCATTGATGTGTCTTCTGACAGGCGTCTTTGTGACCAGCGCTTCTCACCTCTCCTGCATAGCTCCCGCCATGTCCGGCAGCTCACCATCTGCAACATGCTGCAGGGTGCGACTGAGCTGGTGGCTGAGCCCAATCGCAGGGTTCTGGAGACCCTGGCCAGTTCCCTGCACACCCTCAAGTTCCGCCACCTGCTTTTCTCTGATGTGGCTGCTCAGCAGTCACTTCGGCAGCTGTTGCATCAGCTTATTCACCATGGGGCTGTCAGCCAGGTGTCGCTGTACTCCTGGCCTGTACCTGAGTCAGCCCTTTTCATTCTTATCCTCACCATGAGTGCTGGCTTCTGGCAGCCAGGCCCCGGTGGCCCACCCTGCCGCCTCTGTGGAGAGGCCTCCCGAGGCCGGGCCCCATCCCGAGATGAAGGGTCCCTCCTGCTGGGCTCACGCCGGCCTCGCCGGGATGCTGCTGAGCGATGTGCTGCAGCCCTGATGGCCTCCCGGCGGAAGAGTGAAGCCAAGCAGACGGCCAGAGGTGCACCTGCCGCTCGGGTAACACGCCGGAGCACACAGGAGAGCCTGACAGCAGGCGGGACAGACCCTAAGAGGGAGCCGCTCCCTCCAGCCACTTCCCATGAGGCTCCTGGCACCAAACGCccaccctctgctccagccaccacCTCCTCTGCCTCTGCTTCTTCTTCCACATCCTCATCTAAACGGGCTCCAGCTAGCTCAGCCCCACAGCCTAAGCCCCTAAAGCGTTTTAAGCGAGCTGCAGGGAAGAAGGGTGCTCGCACCCGTCAGGGGTCTGGTGCTGAATCTGAAGACCTATATGACTTTGTTTTCATTGTGGCGGGTGAGAAAGAGGATGGGGAAGAGATGGAGATCGGGGAAGTGGCTTGTGGAGCACTGGATGGATCAGATCCCAGTTGCCTggggcttccagcactggaggcCTCCCAAAGATTCCGCAGCATTTCCACCTTGGAGCTCTTCACGGTTCCACTCTCCACAGAGGCGGCTCTGACACTGTGCCACCTGCTGAGCTCCTGGGTGTCTCTGGAGAGCCTCACACTCTCCTATAATG GCCTGGGCTCTAATATCTTCCGCCTGCTAGATAGCCTGCGGGCCCTGTCAAGCCAGGCTGGATGCCGCCTCCGTGCCCTGCATCTCAGTGACCTGTTCTCACCACTGCCCATCCTGGAGCTGACACGTGCCATTGTGCGAGCCCTGCCCCTGTTGCGGGTCCTCTCTATTCGTGTCGACCACCCTAGCCAGAGGGACAACCCTGCAGTACCAGGGAATGCAGGGCCCCCTAGCCACATAATTGGGGATGAGGAGATACCAG AAAACTGCCTGGAACAGCTGGAGATGGGATTTCCACGGGGAGCCCAGCCAGCCCCACTGCTCTGCTCTGTACTGAAGGCCTCAGGTTCTCTGCAGCAGCTGTCCCTGGATAGTGCCACCTTTGCCTCTCCCCAAGATTTTGGGCTTGTGTTGCAGACACTCAAAG AGTACAACCTAGCTCTGAAAAGGCTGAGCTTCCACGACATGAATCTGGCTGACTGTCAGAGTGAGGTGCTGTTTTTGCTCCAGAATCTGACTCTTCAAG AGATTACCTTCTCCTTCTGCCGTCTGTTTGAGAAGCGCCCGGCCCAATTTCTGCCTGAGATGGTTGCTGCTATGAAGGGCAACTCCACACTGAAGGGCCTCCGGCTGCCAGGGAACCgcctgg ggAATGCTGGCCTACTGGCCCTGGCAGATGTATTCTCAGAGGATTCATCCTCCTCTCTGTGTCAGCTGGATATCAG TTCCAACTGCATCAAGCCAGATGGGCTTCTGGAGTTTGCCAAGCGGCTGGAGCGCTGGGGCCGTGGGGCCTTTGGTCACCTGCGCCTCTTCCAGAACTGGCTGGACCAGGATGCAGTCACAGCCAGGGAAGCCATCCGACGGCTCCGCGCCACCTGCCATGTGGTTAGCGACTCGTGGGACTCATCCCAAGCCTTCGCAGATTATGTCAGCACCATGTGA
- the LRRC41 gene encoding leucine-rich repeat-containing protein 41 isoform X3, whose product MAAPEAWRARSCWFCEVAAATTMEATSREAAPAKSSASGPSAPPALFELCGRAVSAHMGVLESGVWALPGPILQSILPLLNIYYLERIEETALKKGLSTQAIWRRLWDELMKTRPSSLESVTCWRAKFMEAFFSHVLRGTIDVSSDRRLCDQRFSPLLHSSRHVRQLTICNMLQGATELVAEPNRRVLETLASSLHTLKFRHLLFSDVAAQQSLRQLLHQLIHHGAVSQVSLYSWPVPESALFILILTMSAGFWQPGPGGPPCRLCGEASRGRAPSRDEGSLLLGSRRPRRDAAERCAAALMASRRKSEAKQTARGAPAARVTRRSTQESLTAGGTDPKREPLPPATSHEAPGTKRPPSAPATTSSASASSSTSSSKRAPASSAPQPKPLKRFKRAAGKKGARTRQGSGAESEDLYDFVFIVAGEKEDGEEMEIGEVACGALDGSDPSCLGLPALEASQRFRSISTLELFTVPLSTEAALTLCHLLSSWVSLESLTLSYNENCLEQLEMGFPRGAQPAPLLCSVLKASGSLQQLSLDSATFASPQDFGLVLQTLKEYNLALKRLSFHDMNLADCQSEVLFLLQNLTLQEITFSFCRLFEKRPAQFLPEMVAAMKGNSTLKGLRLPGNRLGNAGLLALADVFSEDSSSSLCQLDISSNCIKPDGLLEFAKRLERWGRGAFGHLRLFQNWLDQDAVTAREAIRRLRATCHVVSDSWDSSQAFADYVSTM is encoded by the exons ATGGCGGCGCCCGAGGCCTGGCGCGCCCGGAGTTGCTGGTTCTGTGAGGTAGCGGCGGCAACGACCATGGAGGCCACGTCCCGGGAGGCGGCGCCAGCGAAGAGCTCGGCCTCGGGCCCCAGCGCTCCCCCCGCCCTGTTCGAGCTGTGCGGGCGGGCGGTGAGCGCCCATATGGGGGTTCTGGAAAGCGGGGTGTGGG CCCTCCCAGGCCCAATACTTCAAAGCATCTTACCTCTGCTCAATATATATTACTTGGAGAGGATTGAGGAAACTGCCCTCAAGAAAG GCCTCTCCACTCAGGCCATTTGGCGCCGACTATGGGATGAGCTGATGAAGACAAGGCCTTCCAGTTTGGAA AGCGTGACCTGTTGGCGAGCCAAGTTTATGGAGGCCTTTTTTTCCCATGTTCTACGTGGGACCATTGATGTGTCTTCTGACAGGCGTCTTTGTGACCAGCGCTTCTCACCTCTCCTGCATAGCTCCCGCCATGTCCGGCAGCTCACCATCTGCAACATGCTGCAGGGTGCGACTGAGCTGGTGGCTGAGCCCAATCGCAGGGTTCTGGAGACCCTGGCCAGTTCCCTGCACACCCTCAAGTTCCGCCACCTGCTTTTCTCTGATGTGGCTGCTCAGCAGTCACTTCGGCAGCTGTTGCATCAGCTTATTCACCATGGGGCTGTCAGCCAGGTGTCGCTGTACTCCTGGCCTGTACCTGAGTCAGCCCTTTTCATTCTTATCCTCACCATGAGTGCTGGCTTCTGGCAGCCAGGCCCCGGTGGCCCACCCTGCCGCCTCTGTGGAGAGGCCTCCCGAGGCCGGGCCCCATCCCGAGATGAAGGGTCCCTCCTGCTGGGCTCACGCCGGCCTCGCCGGGATGCTGCTGAGCGATGTGCTGCAGCCCTGATGGCCTCCCGGCGGAAGAGTGAAGCCAAGCAGACGGCCAGAGGTGCACCTGCCGCTCGGGTAACACGCCGGAGCACACAGGAGAGCCTGACAGCAGGCGGGACAGACCCTAAGAGGGAGCCGCTCCCTCCAGCCACTTCCCATGAGGCTCCTGGCACCAAACGCccaccctctgctccagccaccacCTCCTCTGCCTCTGCTTCTTCTTCCACATCCTCATCTAAACGGGCTCCAGCTAGCTCAGCCCCACAGCCTAAGCCCCTAAAGCGTTTTAAGCGAGCTGCAGGGAAGAAGGGTGCTCGCACCCGTCAGGGGTCTGGTGCTGAATCTGAAGACCTATATGACTTTGTTTTCATTGTGGCGGGTGAGAAAGAGGATGGGGAAGAGATGGAGATCGGGGAAGTGGCTTGTGGAGCACTGGATGGATCAGATCCCAGTTGCCTggggcttccagcactggaggcCTCCCAAAGATTCCGCAGCATTTCCACCTTGGAGCTCTTCACGGTTCCACTCTCCACAGAGGCGGCTCTGACACTGTGCCACCTGCTGAGCTCCTGGGTGTCTCTGGAGAGCCTCACACTCTCCTATAATG AAAACTGCCTGGAACAGCTGGAGATGGGATTTCCACGGGGAGCCCAGCCAGCCCCACTGCTCTGCTCTGTACTGAAGGCCTCAGGTTCTCTGCAGCAGCTGTCCCTGGATAGTGCCACCTTTGCCTCTCCCCAAGATTTTGGGCTTGTGTTGCAGACACTCAAAG AGTACAACCTAGCTCTGAAAAGGCTGAGCTTCCACGACATGAATCTGGCTGACTGTCAGAGTGAGGTGCTGTTTTTGCTCCAGAATCTGACTCTTCAAG AGATTACCTTCTCCTTCTGCCGTCTGTTTGAGAAGCGCCCGGCCCAATTTCTGCCTGAGATGGTTGCTGCTATGAAGGGCAACTCCACACTGAAGGGCCTCCGGCTGCCAGGGAACCgcctgg ggAATGCTGGCCTACTGGCCCTGGCAGATGTATTCTCAGAGGATTCATCCTCCTCTCTGTGTCAGCTGGATATCAG TTCCAACTGCATCAAGCCAGATGGGCTTCTGGAGTTTGCCAAGCGGCTGGAGCGCTGGGGCCGTGGGGCCTTTGGTCACCTGCGCCTCTTCCAGAACTGGCTGGACCAGGATGCAGTCACAGCCAGGGAAGCCATCCGACGGCTCCGCGCCACCTGCCATGTGGTTAGCGACTCGTGGGACTCATCCCAAGCCTTCGCAGATTATGTCAGCACCATGTGA
- the LOC101279534 gene encoding cytochrome b-c1 complex subunit 6, mitochondrial isoform X2: protein MGDPILPFLAAVWLCQLAFCTDPLTTVREQCEQLEKCVKAREQLELCDERVSSRSQTEDCTEELLDFLHARDHCVAHKLFNSLK, encoded by the exons ATGGGAGACCCCATTCTGCCATTTCTGGCGGCAGTGTGGCTCTGCCAGCTGGCCTTCTGCACG GATCCCCTAACAACAGTGAGAGAGCAATGCGAGCAGCTGGAGAAATGTGTAAAGGCTCGGGAGCAGCTAGAGCTCTGTGATGAGCGTGTATCCTCCAGGTCACAGACAGAGGATTGCACAGAGGAGCTCTTAGACTTCTTGCATGCAAGGGACCACTGT GTGGCCCACAAACTCTTTAACAGCTTGAAGTAA